AAACAGAGCAAGAAGACAATGCTACAACAGTCACCCCTAGTGGGAGGGTTCAAGGTTACTTGTTCATGtgtacatagctatgttgttaGTTGATGTATGTAAATATATAGACAAGGCCATCCAAACATTTTACAGACATGGACCAAAGGATGCTATCAATGTGTTGTTCTATTCAGTTTTGTGGATCATTATACATGCTGTGGTGCATGAATACATATGGGAGGTACAGAACTATGTGTagggtgtgtgcatgtgtgtgtgaatgTTCCATGTCCACTGTAGCGTACTGCACGGAAGCTGCACTTGTCAAAGACAAAGCACCACAAATATTATGATTCTGGATTTTTAATAGTTTTCTACCTTTTGTCACTGGTATGGGGCTGTAACATAATTTTCAATGAAGGCTATCTGATTGATGTAACTCAACTCTGGAATGATTTTCCACATGACATGATGAAGTTTAGCAACTTATCACATGCTCACTGTGTTCACCCATATCTTCTGTAGGTTTGGAATAAAATTTTTCATGTTGAACCAGATGGCGTTTTGGTTGCATTGCTACCCAGAGTTGTACTTCATGAAAGCCAAGAAGGTGAGAGTTATGTTTAACTGCTGATTGAGCTGCTAATTCAATGTAGGAAGACATTCCATCAAAACTGCTTCATTATACTTCTTTGCTGTTACTTATCGCTGGAGCATATAGTGGCAGGTGACAGTTACATTTGTTGTGGATTATGGTATGCAAAATACATGTGTGCAGGTTGCAACGGTTGATGCTTGTTCTCTTAATGCTTCATTATTTGGTGGAGTTGTCATTCCACTTGTCACGGCTACTCCACTATCACCAAAAGAAGGAAATAGCTTCAATGGGGTCTGTCTGTGTTCTTACTGCTGGTAGAGATGCCTTATGCCTTTCCTTTTAGGTTCACTTGCTGGCATGTGCTATCTGTGGTATGCAGACTAGGCACTGTAGTATTGTCAGTAATCACATTGCAATTTGGACTGAAGAAAGTGGAACACGACAATATTGATGAGGATGTGGAAGTTCCGTTTTATGAAACTTCTTTGTACAGGTATTTATTGcctgaatgaatgaatgaatttATACTACCTTTTATAGGACGTGTTGTTTGGCGGTCTTGCTGCTTTTTCAGGCTATACTGGGTTGGAATTTTGTTAGTTATCA
The nucleotide sequence above comes from Dysidea avara chromosome 3, odDysAvar1.4, whole genome shotgun sequence. Encoded proteins:
- the LOC136249674 gene encoding translocating chain-associated membrane protein 1-like translates to MTKIPSKKPGGKGDNPPIFSHEFIRKNHGDILSCACMVVFVMIMFQATNHIGSQFIFIHYNETEQEDNATTVTPSGRVQDKAIQTFYRHGPKDAINVLFYSVLWIIIHAVVHEYIWERTARKLHLSKTKHHKYYDSGFLIVFYLLSLVWGCNIIFNEGYLIDVTQLWNDFPHDMMKFGIKFFMLNQMAFWLHCYPELYFMKAKKEDIPSKLLHYTSLLLLIAGAYSGRLQRLMLVLLMLHYLVELSFHLSRLLHYHQKKEIASMGFTCWHVLSVVCRLGTVVLSVITLQFGLKKVEHDNIDEDVEVPFYETSLYRTCCLAVLLLFQAILGWNFVSYQLSRRGEDAGAEQVKIKQPVATRKNKGGKNSDAKKKN